The Thermococcus sp. MV5 genome includes a window with the following:
- a CDS encoding ATP-binding protein — MISNEVWGRIIRDYLEWDVELVERNIQYTIPKVQRALVIIGPRRAGKTYFMFQIIKELLKQGVKKEETIYINLEDPRLIDISLEDLLGFLDVYYSQFPENVKSHNHFFLDEIQTVKNWEKFVRFLLDKNQRVVVSGSSSRLLSKEIATELRGRSIPIKVYPFSFREILVSHGIKLDTFYSTYEEAKVKKLLRQYLLWGGYPEVVLDFSLRRAILQEIVDLTIYRDIIERWRVTNIKALRVLFKMLAFSSHLSISRAYKNLKGIGIDVGKTTVANYLEYLEDSLIFYALKPLVKSYKLQELYGFKPYLVDNGLLAVLGIEDDGKLLENLVFVELLKSGLEPNRDLFYYRTRDNKEVDFVLKEKGGVKQILQVTYEINNNNYEREVYALIRASRELGCNDLLIITWDQEEVIKEKGKEIKIVPLWKWLLSQ, encoded by the coding sequence ATGATATCAAACGAAGTCTGGGGCAGGATAATAAGGGATTACCTTGAATGGGATGTTGAACTTGTTGAGAGGAATATACAATATACTATACCAAAAGTTCAAAGAGCTTTAGTCATTATTGGGCCACGAAGAGCTGGAAAAACTTATTTCATGTTCCAGATAATTAAGGAACTTTTAAAACAGGGAGTTAAGAAAGAAGAGACGATCTACATCAATTTGGAAGATCCTAGACTAATAGATATCAGCTTAGAGGACTTATTGGGTTTTTTGGATGTCTATTACTCCCAATTCCCTGAAAATGTAAAGAGCCATAATCACTTTTTCTTGGATGAAATTCAAACAGTCAAAAATTGGGAAAAGTTTGTGAGGTTTTTACTTGATAAAAATCAGCGAGTGGTGGTTTCAGGTTCTTCCTCCAGACTTTTGTCAAAAGAAATAGCAACCGAACTGAGGGGGAGAAGCATTCCCATAAAAGTTTATCCATTTTCATTCAGGGAGATACTGGTTTCTCATGGAATAAAGCTTGATACATTCTACTCCACCTATGAGGAGGCTAAGGTCAAGAAGCTACTTAGGCAATATCTCCTTTGGGGAGGTTATCCCGAGGTTGTACTGGACTTTTCTTTGAGGAGGGCTATTCTTCAAGAGATAGTTGACCTAACGATTTACAGGGATATTATTGAAAGGTGGAGGGTAACTAACATAAAAGCTTTGAGAGTCCTTTTCAAGATGCTTGCTTTTTCATCTCATCTCTCAATTTCAAGGGCGTATAAAAATCTTAAGGGGATTGGGATTGATGTTGGAAAAACAACAGTTGCAAACTATTTAGAATACTTAGAGGATTCTTTGATCTTTTATGCTCTTAAACCTCTGGTAAAATCATATAAACTCCAGGAGCTTTATGGGTTTAAACCTTATTTGGTGGACAACGGACTATTGGCTGTTTTGGGTATTGAAGATGATGGCAAATTACTGGAGAATTTGGTTTTCGTGGAACTTTTGAAGTCAGGCTTGGAGCCAAATAGGGATCTATTTTATTACAGGACAAGAGATAACAAAGAGGTGGATTTTGTCCTAAAAGAAAAAGGGGGTGTAAAACAAATACTTCAGGTTACCTACGAAATTAACAATAACAACTATGAAAGAGAAGTCTATGCCCTAATCAGAGCATCGAGAGAACTCGGTTGTAATGACCTTCTCATTATTACGTGGGATCAAGAAGAAGTGATTAAAGAGAAAGGGAAGGAAATTAAGATAGTGCCTCTGTGGAAGTGGCTTTTGTCTCAGTAG
- a CDS encoding stage II sporulation protein M, whose amino-acid sequence MNGKLACVSILFFIFGIILGVFSASHYDYSTYFGFDPFDNSNPDFLFFFKHNVKIIFLLCSGSVTFGIITLLNLINNGFILGLAVKTTSTQIGLKNTLLLILPHGVFEIPGLIIAGTAGFKLPYELLRFALGKKNEIINEEDAKEFFKLVGISIVLIFIAAVVESNVTSKLIPCMD is encoded by the coding sequence ATGAATGGAAAGTTAGCTTGTGTTTCCATCCTCTTCTTTATTTTTGGAATCATTCTCGGTGTATTTTCAGCTTCTCACTATGATTATTCTACCTATTTTGGTTTTGATCCATTCGATAATTCAAATCCAGATTTTTTGTTTTTCTTCAAGCATAATGTTAAAATTATTTTTCTTCTATGCTCTGGTTCAGTGACTTTTGGAATAATCACTCTGCTGAATTTAATCAATAACGGTTTCATCTTGGGTTTAGCTGTAAAAACAACTTCAACTCAAATTGGATTAAAAAATACTCTTCTTCTCATTCTTCCTCATGGTGTTTTTGAAATTCCTGGCTTAATTATTGCAGGAACTGCTGGTTTTAAACTCCCATACGAATTATTGAGGTTTGCTTTGGGTAAGAAGAATGAAATTATAAATGAAGAAGATGCTAAAGAATTCTTCAAGCTAGTTGGCATTTCAATAGTTTTAATATTCATTGCTGCGGTGGTGGAGAGTAATGTGACATCAAAACTGATCCCGTGTATGGATTGA
- a CDS encoding ATP-binding protein → MEEKILSSLMLTSKRLLSWATKFERKRNLFYELLNIDEEYYVGIKGFRGVGKTVLMLQLAREFPKSVYFSADSTLLKPFSIYEIVKRLVDVGFEHIFIDEIHKKPEWSDDIKTLYDEHEVRIFFSGSSSIDLTHSSADLSRRVVLKELPPASFREYLNIKKNADIPRYSFGEILERKFELTQKHMEYYRYFSEYMTYGGVLYPQNGFYEALENSLRKVIIEDLSALRSINVKYEADAFKLLYILAKSPPFEVNYSTIAKRLEISKNMAIRLVHDLTRAGVILPVLPCSKKGVDVKKEPKIYLTIPIRMFFAKKGVEINKGAIREEFFVNHMKRAFGICYLKGKRGEKTPDFLVEDTVIEIGGESKKRYQNPDYIAVDGLSPERNKIPLFLFGFIY, encoded by the coding sequence ATGGAGGAAAAGATATTAAGCTCATTAATGTTAACGAGCAAGAGGCTACTCTCATGGGCGACAAAATTCGAGAGAAAAAGGAATTTGTTCTATGAGTTATTAAATATAGACGAAGAGTACTATGTTGGAATAAAGGGCTTTAGAGGGGTTGGAAAGACAGTCTTAATGTTACAATTAGCAAGAGAATTTCCAAAAAGTGTCTATTTTTCGGCGGATTCAACTCTGTTAAAACCATTCTCTATATATGAGATAGTTAAAAGGCTAGTAGATGTTGGGTTTGAGCATATATTTATTGACGAGATTCATAAAAAGCCGGAGTGGAGTGATGACATAAAAACGCTATATGACGAACATGAGGTTAGAATATTTTTCTCCGGTTCGTCCTCAATTGATTTAACACATTCATCTGCAGACCTTTCAAGAAGAGTTGTCCTCAAAGAATTACCACCTGCGTCTTTTAGGGAGTATCTAAATATAAAGAAAAATGCAGATATTCCAAGGTACTCTTTTGGAGAGATACTCGAGAGGAAGTTTGAGTTAACTCAAAAGCACATGGAATACTACCGGTATTTTAGTGAATACATGACTTACGGTGGCGTGTTATATCCCCAAAACGGTTTCTATGAGGCACTTGAAAATTCCTTAAGGAAAGTGATAATAGAAGATTTATCTGCGCTAAGAAGTATAAACGTCAAATATGAGGCCGATGCATTTAAACTGCTTTACATACTGGCAAAATCTCCTCCTTTTGAAGTGAATTATTCTACAATTGCAAAGAGATTGGAGATATCAAAAAACATGGCTATTCGTCTGGTCCATGACTTAACGAGAGCGGGAGTTATACTCCCGGTATTACCTTGTTCCAAGAAGGGAGTTGATGTGAAAAAGGAACCTAAAATTTATTTGACTATACCAATCAGAATGTTTTTTGCAAAGAAGGGAGTAGAAATAAATAAAGGTGCAATAAGGGAAGAATTTTTCGTCAATCATATGAAGAGGGCTTTTGGGATTTGTTATTTAAAGGGAAAGAGGGGAGAAAAGACTCCTGATTTTCTGGTTGAGGATACTGTTATAGAAATTGGTGGAGAGTCCAAAAAAAGGTACCAGAATCCGGATTATATTGCAGTTGATGGGTTAAGTCCAGAAAGAAACAAAATACCTCTGTTCCTATTTGGATTTATTTATTAA
- a CDS encoding stage II sporulation protein M, whose protein sequence is MRDKRFYIHTLSLLVFILGFFLGFEFASQYEQSLSIQNTIVVLFLLKQFDESVLNFQYILFNNLRVVFLLSFGGTLTFGVLTFLNLLFNTLTLGAMFYFDLTSDNLREFFFLILPHGVFEIPGLIIAGSAGFKLPYELLRFALGKKNEIISEEDAKEFFKLVGISILLIFIAAVIESTITSKLATSLVEYKLF, encoded by the coding sequence ATGAGAGATAAGAGATTTTATATTCACACATTGTCTCTTTTAGTTTTTATCCTAGGTTTCTTTCTTGGATTTGAGTTTGCAAGTCAGTACGAGCAATCTTTGTCAATACAGAATACGATAGTGGTTTTATTTTTGTTAAAACAATTTGATGAGAGTGTATTGAACTTCCAATATATACTCTTTAATAACCTTAGAGTAGTTTTTCTGCTTTCTTTTGGAGGTACGTTAACTTTTGGTGTGCTAACGTTTTTGAATCTACTTTTTAATACTCTCACTCTAGGAGCAATGTTTTATTTTGATTTGACTTCCGATAATTTGAGAGAGTTTTTCTTTCTTATCCTTCCTCATGGTGTCTTTGAGATTCCTGGTTTAATCATCGCTGGATCTGCCGGTTTTAAACTTCCATACGAATTATTGAGGTTCGCTTTGGGTAAGAAGAATGAAATCATAAGTGAAGAAGATGCTAAAGAATTCTTTAAGCTTGTTGGGATTTCAATACTTTTGATTTTCATTGCAGCGGTAATTGAGAGTACAATCACATCAAAATTGGCTACATCCTTGGTTGAGTATAAGTTATTTTAA
- a CDS encoding HEPN domain-containing protein, which produces MFDVEEFKRWIKQAEYTLKSAERDKNSGDYSWACFKAQQAGELAVKALLYGLGIMAYGHSIKKLLDVLSKEIEIPNEIFRYARILDRHYIPPRYPDAYVEGSPYEFYGIEDAEEAIKAANTIINFIMGVANDSIRKGH; this is translated from the coding sequence ATGTTTGATGTTGAAGAATTCAAGCGGTGGATTAAACAGGCAGAATACACACTTAAAAGTGCAGAACGCGATAAAAATAGCGGTGATTATTCCTGGGCGTGTTTCAAAGCCCAACAGGCTGGAGAACTTGCAGTAAAAGCTTTACTATATGGCCTAGGTATAATGGCTTATGGGCATTCAATAAAGAAGCTCTTGGATGTTCTTTCAAAGGAAATAGAAATTCCAAACGAAATTTTCAGATACGCAAGAATTTTGGATAGGCACTATATCCCACCCAGATATCCAGACGCGTATGTAGAGGGATCTCCTTATGAATTTTACGGCATTGAGGACGCTGAAGAGGCCATTAAAGCCGCCAATACAATAATAAACTTCATAATGGGTGTTGCGAATGATTCCATACGAAAAGGACATTAA
- a CDS encoding nucleotidyltransferase domain-containing protein produces the protein MIPYEKDIKRYIKVIKKQLNPKLIILHGSIAKGTFGVGSDVDLLVISDKLPKNFNERLKLLYELDNTRAPLDIKGYTSEELKNMILKGHPLILDALEDGIVLYSNKEFLKTIEKLFKETKKRFKRIEKGWARIKR, from the coding sequence ATGATTCCATACGAAAAGGACATTAAACGGTACATAAAGGTAATAAAAAAACAATTGAATCCAAAGCTGATAATTTTGCATGGGTCAATTGCCAAAGGGACTTTTGGAGTGGGAAGTGATGTTGATCTCCTCGTGATTTCGGATAAGCTTCCCAAGAATTTCAATGAAAGGCTTAAACTGCTTTATGAACTGGACAACACAAGAGCTCCTCTGGATATAAAGGGATATACAAGCGAAGAGCTCAAAAACATGATATTGAAAGGACACCCACTTATTCTGGATGCTTTGGAAGATGGAATTGTGCTTTATTCGAATAAAGAGTTTTTAAAAACCATTGAAAAACTCTTTAAAGAGACAAAAAAGAGGTTTAAGCGCATTGAAAAAGGATGGGCAAGAATTAAGAGATAG
- a CDS encoding stage II sporulation protein M, which translates to MMFRKNKTSTTCSVFFFIFGIILGVFSASRHDYSTYFGFDPFDNSSPGILFFFAHNIKVALLLWAGSITFGITTVLNLITNGFILGSAIKTTANQIGLKNTLLLILPHGIFEIPALVIAGVAGFKIPYELLRFALGKKNEIISEEDAKEFFKLVGISILLIFIAAIVEAKITLKIAEML; encoded by the coding sequence ATGATGTTCAGAAAAAATAAAACATCTACCACTTGTTCAGTATTTTTCTTTATTTTTGGGATCATTCTTGGTGTATTTTCAGCTTCTCGCCATGATTATTCTACCTATTTTGGTTTTGACCCATTTGATAATTCCAGTCCTGGGATCTTATTCTTTTTTGCCCATAATATTAAAGTGGCTCTCTTGTTGTGGGCTGGCTCAATTACTTTTGGAATAACTACAGTATTAAATTTAATCACTAATGGATTCATTCTTGGCTCAGCCATTAAAACAACTGCAAACCAGATCGGATTAAAGAATACTCTCCTTCTCATTCTTCCTCATGGCATTTTTGAAATTCCTGCCTTGGTTATTGCTGGTGTTGCTGGTTTTAAAATTCCTTACGAATTATTGAGGTTTGCTTTGGGTAAGAAGAATGAAATCATAAGTGAAGAAGATGCTAAAGAATTCTTTAAGCTTGTTGGGATTTCAATACTTTTGATTTTCATTGCGGCGATAGTTGAAGCAAAAATAACGTTAAAGATAGCAGAGATGCTTTAA
- a CDS encoding stage II sporulation protein M: protein MLNRVWRVAIVFLKHRFVLLFSILLFFLGFLFGLKISNTTHKSPPVLKETDIELALGILKQGFIQNSLTFGDLTFLDIVVNDVNLGMLFYEALSLNDIKTFFLLILPHGVFEIPGLIIADAAGFKIPYELLRFALGKKEGIMSEEDAKEFFKLVGISILLIFIAAVIESMITLRLAMWMS from the coding sequence ATGCTTAATAGGGTTTGGAGGGTAGCTATAGTGTTCCTTAAACATAGGTTTGTTCTCTTATTCTCTATTTTGCTTTTCTTTCTAGGATTTCTTTTTGGTCTCAAGATTTCTAATACCACTCATAAATCTCCCCCTGTTCTTAAAGAGACGGATATTGAACTAGCATTAGGAATTTTAAAGCAGGGGTTTATCCAAAACTCTCTAACGTTTGGAGATTTAACCTTCTTGGATATAGTTGTGAACGATGTGAATCTAGGAATGTTGTTTTATGAAGCGCTGAGTTTAAATGATATTAAAACATTCTTCCTTCTCATTCTTCCTCATGGTGTTTTTGAAATTCCTGGCTTAATTATTGCTGACGCCGCTGGCTTTAAAATTCCTTACGAATTATTGAGGTTTGCTTTGGGTAAGAAGGAGGGAATCATGAGTGAGGAGGATGCCAAAGAGTTTTTCAAGCTAGTTGGGATTTCAATACTTTTGATTTTCATTGCAGCGGTAATTGAGAGTATGATCACATTAAGATTGGCTATGTGGATGTCCTAG